A genomic window from Chlorobium phaeobacteroides DSM 266 includes:
- a CDS encoding FAD-dependent oxidoreductase — protein MQRREFISKFFRSAGIGAGAVAAGTAGLIGYYQPRKELYEVDNNGSSEAQRPASSKKVVVVGGGLAGITASIELARHGFGVTLVESSSSLGGKLTGWSLDALGETFPVEHGFHGFFDQYYNLNEMFAFAGVDKAVFDASPGYPILFKNRPAEIYGQTPRYFPFNILSVLWQSRSLDLVSFLKNYQGLWPVIGLLRYSYSKTFRDYDSIDFMTYCRRGNILPAFIDTVLHPFADATMNRMEVLSAAEALRYFHFYFMASPEGLSFRITNRDCMSALIDPLRLKLEELGVTIRSGRKALRLRIEDEKVSGVVLQGSGGSGQIYSGIAVSDVPASGWVVLAASEGVPVLVSRHDGGFVAFDARCTHMGCPVAPHPESGGFFCPCHAGKFDAAGNPVSGPPKAPLQKLSVMQKGEQLLLTLPAGDSLADDDDFLECDYCIAASDVRGTRELVRLSGLNKPDFERQVSSLGEADPYAVYRLWLDRPLLTAKFPFYTVSGYTYTDSVSIYSAFQEPFISWAKKHHGAVIELHAYAIAPEDVRAEEDIKAAMQKELHHLFPETEGATILHELYMQQSNFTRWAPGDHAGRPGTETPLSNLFLAGDWIKVDAPVFLMEAAAFTGRMAANAIFIKEKVKPVPLPIVSMDGLFA, from the coding sequence ATGCAACGTCGTGAGTTCATCAGTAAATTTTTCAGAAGCGCAGGTATAGGTGCAGGTGCAGTTGCGGCAGGTACTGCCGGTCTTATCGGCTATTATCAACCACGAAAAGAGTTGTATGAGGTTGATAATAACGGTAGCAGTGAAGCACAACGGCCTGCTTCCTCTAAAAAGGTTGTGGTGGTTGGCGGAGGCCTTGCCGGTATCACCGCATCGATTGAGCTTGCCCGTCACGGCTTTGGGGTAACGCTTGTCGAGTCGTCGTCATCCCTGGGCGGAAAACTCACAGGTTGGTCTCTTGATGCGCTGGGCGAGACGTTTCCCGTTGAACATGGTTTTCATGGTTTTTTCGATCAGTACTACAATCTCAATGAGATGTTTGCTTTCGCAGGGGTGGATAAGGCTGTTTTTGACGCATCTCCGGGATATCCTATTCTTTTCAAAAACAGGCCTGCCGAGATATACGGGCAGACGCCCAGGTATTTCCCGTTTAACATTCTTTCTGTACTCTGGCAGTCACGTTCACTTGATCTCGTATCATTTCTAAAGAATTATCAGGGTCTCTGGCCTGTCATAGGTTTGCTTCGTTACAGTTACAGCAAAACGTTTCGGGACTATGATTCCATCGATTTCATGACCTATTGTCGACGTGGCAATATTCTTCCGGCATTTATCGATACAGTGCTGCACCCTTTTGCCGACGCCACAATGAATCGCATGGAGGTGCTTTCTGCTGCGGAAGCTCTCCGCTATTTTCACTTTTATTTTATGGCGAGTCCGGAAGGCCTCTCTTTTCGCATTACCAATCGGGACTGCATGAGCGCCCTCATTGATCCTTTAAGGCTGAAGCTTGAGGAGCTTGGCGTTACGATTCGCTCAGGCAGAAAAGCGCTCCGACTCAGGATTGAGGATGAGAAGGTATCGGGAGTTGTTCTGCAGGGCAGTGGAGGTAGTGGGCAGATCTACTCCGGAATAGCCGTTTCTGATGTGCCTGCGTCAGGATGGGTTGTGCTTGCAGCCAGCGAAGGTGTGCCGGTGCTTGTTTCAAGACATGACGGTGGTTTTGTCGCATTTGATGCGCGATGTACGCATATGGGTTGTCCTGTCGCTCCGCATCCCGAGAGTGGCGGTTTTTTCTGTCCCTGCCATGCAGGAAAGTTTGACGCGGCAGGCAATCCTGTAAGCGGTCCACCGAAGGCTCCGTTGCAGAAACTGTCAGTCATGCAAAAAGGGGAGCAGCTTCTGCTGACACTTCCAGCAGGTGATTCGCTTGCAGATGATGACGATTTTCTGGAGTGTGATTATTGCATCGCGGCATCCGATGTCCGGGGAACGCGGGAGCTTGTCAGGTTATCCGGGCTCAATAAGCCGGATTTTGAGCGTCAGGTATCATCTCTCGGTGAGGCCGATCCCTATGCGGTCTATCGTTTATGGCTGGATCGCCCGCTCTTGACGGCGAAATTCCCGTTTTATACCGTATCAGGATATACCTATACCGACTCTGTTTCCATCTACTCGGCTTTTCAGGAACCGTTTATATCTTGGGCCAAAAAACACCACGGTGCTGTTATCGAGTTGCATGCCTATGCGATTGCTCCGGAGGATGTGAGAGCTGAAGAGGATATCAAGGCCGCGATGCAGAAAGAGCTGCACCATCTGTTTCCGGAAACCGAAGGGGCGACCATACTGCATGAGCTTTATATGCAGCAGTCAAACTTTACTCGCTGGGCTCCCGGCGACCATGCCGGACGTCCGGGTACCGAAACGCCTTTGTCAAACCTTTTTCTTGCCGGGGACTGGATAAAAGTAGATGCGCCGGTTTTTTTAATGGAGGCAGCGGCTTTTACCGGCAGGATGGCGGCTAACGCTATTTTCATCAAAGAAAAGGTCAAGCCGGTTCCATTGCCGATCGTCTCTATGGATGGGTTGTTTGCCTGA
- a CDS encoding serine hydrolase domain-containing protein, whose amino-acid sequence MSVFHFFERSKTDRLAVIHLLLTMFTVLAGIVPGRAYGSNFKPLEALCQKALLEGVFPGASIAVRHEGKTVFHQAFGTIDCRTHATPADTSTVYDLASLTKAVVTTSIAMQLWERDSLQLDQPVSRYFPAFTGKGKERVTIRHLMTHTSGLRAHTFFHKTCRTPEDVVQAICSDTLITKPGIKTTYSDLGFIVLGRVLETITGKSLESNFHERFAVPLGMKNTTFNPGNRFNGKIAATETDTSWHFNRLRPLVHDQNAALLGGVAGHAGLFSTSSDLLKFTSMMMDGGIYKGRRFFKPETVRYFTSRNGTLPRALGWDLRSLEGSSSAGTLFSTQSWGHLGYTGTSIWIDPQKKLAVIILSNRVCPTSENIKIRAFRPELHNTVVQCISSTSTDN is encoded by the coding sequence ATGTCCGTTTTTCACTTTTTTGAAAGATCGAAAACCGATCGCCTGGCCGTCATCCATCTCTTATTGACCATGTTCACGGTATTGGCAGGCATTGTTCCCGGCAGAGCATATGGAAGCAATTTCAAGCCGCTTGAAGCGCTCTGCCAGAAGGCATTGCTTGAGGGGGTTTTTCCGGGAGCAAGCATAGCTGTTCGTCACGAAGGCAAAACGGTCTTTCACCAGGCATTCGGAACCATCGACTGCCGAACCCACGCAACTCCTGCCGATACATCGACCGTATACGACCTTGCATCGTTGACCAAGGCGGTCGTAACGACCAGTATTGCCATGCAGCTTTGGGAACGCGACTCGCTACAGCTTGACCAGCCTGTATCCCGATACTTTCCGGCTTTTACCGGAAAAGGAAAGGAGCGCGTGACTATCCGCCACCTCATGACGCATACCTCAGGCCTGAGAGCTCACACCTTTTTTCATAAAACATGCCGTACTCCCGAGGATGTCGTACAAGCAATCTGTTCCGACACGCTCATCACAAAACCTGGAATAAAAACGACTTACAGCGATCTCGGCTTTATCGTTCTTGGCCGAGTGCTTGAAACCATTACCGGCAAAAGTCTTGAGTCAAACTTTCATGAACGGTTTGCCGTGCCGCTCGGTATGAAAAACACCACTTTCAATCCGGGAAACCGGTTTAACGGAAAAATCGCTGCTACCGAAACGGATACATCGTGGCATTTCAACCGCCTGCGCCCGCTTGTTCATGACCAGAATGCCGCACTGCTCGGGGGAGTTGCCGGACATGCAGGACTTTTTTCAACATCCTCCGATCTCCTGAAGTTTACATCCATGATGATGGATGGCGGCATATACAAAGGCAGACGATTTTTCAAACCCGAAACTGTCCGATACTTCACATCGCGAAACGGAACGCTCCCCCGCGCTCTCGGCTGGGATCTTCGTTCACTTGAAGGGTCATCATCTGCGGGAACCCTTTTTTCGACTCAGTCATGGGGACACCTCGGTTATACAGGGACAAGCATATGGATTGATCCCCAAAAAAAACTTGCCGTCATCATACTGAGCAACCGGGTATGCCCGACTTCGGAAAACATAAAAATTCGCGCATTTCGACCGGAACTGCATAATACGGTGGTACAATGTATATCATCGACCTCCACGGACAACTGA
- a CDS encoding MlaD family protein codes for MRNPNALKWSDLKTGIFFILGIGFAAYLGLVIGKNSSLFTGVTTIKIISNNMQGLAENNFVSVSGKKIGTVSKLDFVTSKDSLFVVAELRLRNEFAPLVSRDAKATIKALGILGDKYVDITTGKGPAVQNGDYLVLQSEEGLADLTSGAGEALKKINLLLDQLNNGKGVAGRLVSDEKMGTELAETVSSLKTTSAELSKVSREASHGNGLLPKLLNDKAMAKNTEQTIERLNRAASETESLIAKINNGQGTIGQLQANPALYNNLNRSLSSLDSLLMDLKENPKRYVRFSLF; via the coding sequence ATGAGAAACCCCAATGCCTTGAAATGGAGCGACCTGAAAACCGGAATATTTTTCATTCTCGGTATTGGCTTTGCTGCCTATCTTGGACTGGTGATCGGTAAAAACTCCAGCCTGTTCACTGGCGTAACCACCATAAAAATCATCTCCAATAATATGCAGGGCCTGGCCGAAAACAACTTTGTTTCGGTTTCCGGCAAAAAAATCGGAACCGTTTCAAAACTTGATTTTGTAACCAGCAAAGACTCGCTCTTTGTTGTTGCTGAACTTCGACTCCGCAATGAATTCGCCCCTCTGGTTTCCAGGGATGCAAAAGCCACCATTAAAGCTCTTGGCATACTTGGCGACAAATATGTCGATATCACGACAGGCAAAGGTCCGGCGGTACAAAACGGAGATTATCTCGTACTCCAATCCGAAGAAGGTCTTGCTGATCTGACCAGCGGTGCGGGAGAGGCTCTAAAAAAAATCAATCTCCTGCTTGACCAGCTCAATAACGGAAAAGGTGTTGCCGGCAGACTGGTTTCAGATGAAAAAATGGGCACGGAGCTCGCCGAAACGGTAAGCAGCCTTAAAACCACCTCCGCCGAGCTCTCGAAAGTATCGCGCGAAGCATCGCATGGTAACGGCCTTCTGCCGAAGCTCCTGAACGACAAAGCCATGGCAAAAAACACCGAGCAGACTATAGAGCGCCTCAACAGGGCGGCTTCAGAGACAGAGTCGCTGATCGCTAAAATAAACAACGGTCAGGGAACAATCGGTCAGTTGCAGGCAAATCCTGCTCTCTACAACAATCTCAACAGATCGCTCTCATCGCTTGATTCACTGCTTATGGATCTTAAAGAGAATCCGAAACGATATGTCCGTTTTTCACTTTTTTGA
- a CDS encoding ABC transporter ATP-binding protein: MIELRNVSLKYGDREILDDISLTIADNSIKAILGPSGVGKSTILKLMLGLIKPNSGQVLIDGTDITKLKETELYPIRRKMGMVFQGNALFDSMTIDQNLGFFLRENLNLSEKEIESRVMEQILFAGLEGYEDKLPESLSGGMRKRVAIGRALIFKPHMILFDEPTAGLDPVSSKKILTLISTLKKSNNLGAVIVTHIIDDVFNVADHVAVLYQGKMIFDDVVNKLHESSHPFILSILSDKILEI, translated from the coding sequence ATGATCGAATTACGTAACGTCAGTCTGAAATACGGGGACAGGGAAATTCTTGACGATATTTCCTTAACCATCGCCGATAACAGCATAAAAGCCATTCTCGGCCCGAGCGGTGTGGGTAAAAGCACAATCCTCAAGCTTATGCTTGGTCTGATCAAGCCGAATAGCGGACAAGTTCTTATTGATGGCACCGATATCACCAAACTTAAAGAAACGGAACTCTACCCGATTCGCAGAAAAATGGGCATGGTTTTTCAGGGAAATGCCCTCTTTGACTCCATGACCATCGACCAGAACCTTGGTTTTTTTCTGAGGGAGAACCTGAACCTGTCTGAAAAGGAGATCGAGAGCCGTGTGATGGAACAGATCCTGTTTGCCGGACTTGAGGGCTATGAAGACAAGCTGCCGGAGAGCTTGAGCGGTGGAATGCGAAAACGGGTTGCAATTGGACGGGCACTGATTTTCAAGCCCCATATGATCCTGTTTGATGAACCAACGGCCGGACTTGACCCTGTCAGTTCAAAAAAAATCCTGACACTGATCAGTACGCTCAAAAAGTCAAATAATCTCGGAGCTGTCATTGTCACCCATATTATCGATGATGTCTTCAATGTTGCTGATCATGTAGCCGTACTATATCAGGGCAAAATGATTTTCGATGATGTTGTTAACAAACTGCACGAATCAAGCCACCCGTTCATTCTTTCAATATTATCCGACAAAATTCTCGAAATTTAA
- a CDS encoding MlaE family ABC transporter permease produces MNLAPATAFRKDINLRLKDFFLTMQEFFMFSVRAFLTIPKIKRYWRDFLDQATICGTDSIPIVLVSAISIGSLLAIEVGNLLEDFGAKTMLGRSTSISVIRELGPLLMGLMLSARFGARNGAELGAMQISEQIDALRAFGTDPVAKLVMPRLIAALVMFLPLTALSDFAGLHSAAYMAEHYHRLDPGMFWNAVYPRLAPKDFVVGFVKAPVFAIIITLVSSFNGFSARGGTAGVGRSTIKGIVVSSGLVLVANFYVSKIVLENM; encoded by the coding sequence ATGAATTTAGCTCCCGCAACCGCCTTCCGGAAGGATATAAACCTCAGACTCAAGGATTTTTTCCTGACCATGCAGGAGTTCTTTATGTTTTCTGTCAGAGCGTTTCTGACCATTCCGAAAATCAAGCGTTACTGGAGAGATTTTCTTGACCAGGCAACGATTTGCGGCACCGACTCCATACCTATCGTTCTGGTCAGCGCAATTTCTATCGGTTCCCTGCTTGCCATTGAGGTGGGAAACCTGCTTGAGGATTTCGGGGCAAAAACCATGCTTGGCAGATCGACCTCAATCTCTGTTATCAGGGAGCTCGGCCCTCTCCTGATGGGTCTTATGCTCTCTGCCCGGTTTGGTGCCCGCAACGGAGCCGAACTCGGAGCCATGCAGATTTCCGAACAAATCGACGCGCTGCGCGCTTTTGGCACCGATCCGGTTGCAAAACTCGTTATGCCGAGACTGATTGCAGCCCTTGTCATGTTCCTTCCCCTGACCGCACTTTCAGACTTTGCGGGATTGCATAGTGCTGCCTACATGGCCGAGCACTACCATCGGCTTGATCCCGGTATGTTCTGGAACGCTGTTTATCCGCGACTCGCTCCAAAAGATTTTGTGGTCGGGTTTGTCAAGGCACCTGTTTTTGCCATCATTATCACGCTTGTCAGCAGTTTTAACGGATTTTCGGCAAGAGGAGGCACCGCTGGCGTAGGACGTTCGACCATCAAGGGAATTGTTGTCTCTTCAGGGCTGGTGCTGGTTGCGAACTTCTATGTTTCAAAGATTGTACTGGAAAACATGTAA
- a CDS encoding PHP domain-containing protein, whose protein sequence is MPYSLSGVRHNGFEKADLHIHTKCSDGIFTPEQIIEKAAAVGLKAISITDHDSVLGIDKAKPLALTKGVELIPGVEMSSTFKGYDIHVLGYFFDYQQSELKQYLDHCRHLRTERAERMVGKLAKMGVKIGIEQIILKAQNGSVGRPHIAAVLQDGGYVKSFSEAFSKYLGAHSPAYVKSIETHPRDVIRLINEASGLSFLAHPAHNVPDETLKQLITFGLDGIEIVHPSHDLYKQNYYREIANEYFLLFSGGSDFHGMKERDDDAFGNITIPYEWVTKMKSRLVKT, encoded by the coding sequence ATGCCGTACAGCTTGTCAGGCGTAAGGCATAATGGCTTTGAAAAAGCAGATTTACATATACACACTAAATGTTCAGACGGGATCTTTACACCCGAGCAGATTATTGAAAAAGCTGCTGCGGTAGGGTTAAAGGCCATAAGCATTACTGATCATGACTCTGTTTTAGGTATTGACAAAGCAAAGCCATTAGCCTTGACAAAAGGCGTTGAGCTTATTCCCGGTGTAGAAATGAGCTCAACCTTCAAGGGATATGATATTCATGTCCTTGGTTATTTTTTCGATTATCAGCAATCAGAGCTGAAACAATATCTCGACCACTGCCGCCACCTCCGTACCGAGCGGGCAGAACGCATGGTGGGAAAACTTGCCAAAATGGGCGTTAAAATCGGGATCGAACAGATCATCCTGAAAGCCCAGAACGGCAGTGTCGGCAGACCGCATATCGCTGCCGTCCTGCAGGATGGCGGATACGTGAAAAGTTTCAGCGAGGCTTTCAGCAAATACCTAGGCGCGCACAGCCCGGCGTACGTTAAAAGCATCGAAACACACCCAAGAGATGTCATCAGGCTTATCAACGAAGCCTCAGGATTGTCTTTTCTGGCACATCCGGCACATAACGTACCCGATGAAACCCTGAAACAACTCATTACTTTCGGGCTTGACGGTATCGAAATCGTCCATCCGTCTCACGATCTATACAAACAGAACTACTACAGGGAAATAGCCAATGAATATTTTCTGCTCTTTTCGGGGGGATCTGACTTTCATGGCATGAAAGAGCGGGATGATGACGCATTCGGCAACATAACCATCCCGTATGAGTGGGTTACAAAAATGAAAAGCCGTCTTGTCAAGACCTGA
- the uppP gene encoding undecaprenyl-diphosphatase UppP, producing MTLFESIVLGVVQGLTEFLPVSSTAHLRIIPALAGWEDPGAAFTAVVQLGTLAAVLIYFYKDIYAILAAVIQGIMKGRPFDTHEAAMGWMIAVGTLPIVICGLLFKTEIETSLRSLYWVSGALIGFALLLLVAEWSVKKRLKQNMSMTSMDTIGWKEAIFTGFAQCLALIPGASRSGVTITGGLFLNMSRESAARFSFLLSLPSVFAAALFELYHTWDIIASSAGSIAAITAATITAGITGYLSIAFLISYLKKHTTSIFIIYRIILGAGILSLIAAGRLQP from the coding sequence ATGACCCTCTTTGAATCCATCGTTCTCGGCGTTGTTCAGGGACTGACTGAGTTTTTGCCCGTCAGCAGCACAGCCCATCTGAGAATCATTCCGGCACTTGCAGGATGGGAAGATCCCGGAGCGGCATTCACGGCTGTTGTGCAGCTCGGAACCCTTGCTGCCGTCCTGATCTATTTCTACAAAGATATTTATGCCATTCTTGCCGCCGTTATTCAGGGAATCATGAAAGGCCGTCCTTTTGATACTCACGAAGCTGCCATGGGGTGGATGATTGCCGTGGGAACCCTGCCCATCGTCATTTGCGGCCTGCTCTTCAAAACAGAAATCGAAACAAGCCTGCGCTCTCTCTACTGGGTAAGCGGCGCACTGATAGGCTTTGCGCTTCTTCTTCTCGTTGCCGAATGGAGCGTAAAAAAACGTCTCAAGCAGAACATGTCCATGACGTCAATGGATACTATCGGCTGGAAAGAGGCGATTTTCACGGGATTTGCCCAATGCCTTGCCCTTATTCCGGGAGCTTCACGTTCAGGGGTAACCATTACCGGCGGTCTGTTTTTAAACATGTCACGGGAATCCGCAGCGCGTTTCTCTTTTCTTCTCTCGCTTCCGTCAGTCTTTGCCGCAGCACTTTTTGAGCTGTATCACACCTGGGATATCATCGCATCTTCAGCGGGAAGCATCGCGGCAATCACTGCAGCGACCATCACAGCAGGAATCACCGGATATCTGTCGATCGCTTTTCTCATCAGCTATCTGAAAAAGCACACCACATCAATATTCATTATCTACCGCATCATCCTCGGTGCCGGAATACTGAGTTTGATTGCTGCTGGCAGGCTTCAGCCATAA
- the rdgB gene encoding RdgB/HAM1 family non-canonical purine NTP pyrophosphatase — MPQSADNRIIVILATANRDKVKELRPLLEHISPLFTVHALHELGVEVEIEETEDSLEGNALLKARAIFSLLSDRFPFMIALADDTGLEVEALHGAPGVYSARFAPMPDGRTPTYQDNVSHLLYCMNGIADRSARFRTVVALKGSLPSAQGSFLFERTAEGLVEGSITLNQQGDEGFGYDPIFLVHATGKTYAEMSTDEKNTLSHRSLAVQKAITELRNIFEQQCIPLTNSSTHQ, encoded by the coding sequence ATGCCGCAATCTGCCGACAACCGTATTATCGTCATCCTTGCAACCGCAAACCGGGACAAGGTTAAAGAGCTTCGACCGCTGCTTGAACATATCTCTCCACTTTTCACGGTTCATGCGCTTCATGAGCTTGGCGTAGAGGTCGAGATCGAAGAGACCGAGGACTCGCTTGAAGGAAATGCCCTGTTGAAGGCAAGGGCTATTTTCTCCCTTCTTTCGGATCGCTTCCCGTTTATGATTGCCCTGGCTGACGATACCGGCCTTGAGGTTGAGGCTCTTCATGGTGCGCCGGGCGTTTACTCTGCGCGTTTTGCACCCATGCCCGACGGACGGACTCCAACCTATCAGGATAATGTTTCTCACCTGCTATACTGCATGAACGGCATTGCCGATCGGAGCGCCCGTTTCAGAACCGTTGTCGCCCTTAAAGGCTCCCTCCCGTCTGCACAGGGAAGTTTTCTGTTTGAACGCACTGCCGAAGGATTGGTTGAGGGCAGCATAACCCTGAACCAGCAGGGCGATGAAGGATTCGGTTATGATCCGATTTTTCTGGTACACGCTACCGGAAAAACCTATGCTGAAATGAGCACCGATGAAAAAAACACGCTCAGCCACCGCTCGCTTGCCGTTCAGAAAGCCATTACCGAACTCAGGAATATTTTTGAACAACAGTGCATTCCCTTAACCAACTCCAGCACACATCAATGA
- a CDS encoding pyridoxine 5'-phosphate synthase, with protein MRLAVNIDHIATLRNARGEQEPDPVAAALLAERCGAAGIVCHLREDRRHIKDLDLARLREAVTTKLDLEMAMTGELQEIALKTKPELITLVPEKREELTTEGGFDVARHFAVLKEFLKPLNDNGIEVSLFIEPEKKAVDLAREAGADLVELHTGLYAQKELENNTDLELQRIREAATYAKSIGLRVVAGHGLNYRNIGPFREIPEIEEVSIGHAIIARAVFTGLDEAVREMLRLIQ; from the coding sequence ATGAGATTAGCCGTTAATATTGACCATATTGCCACCCTGCGTAACGCCAGGGGTGAACAGGAACCCGACCCGGTTGCAGCAGCCCTGCTTGCCGAACGGTGCGGTGCGGCAGGCATTGTCTGCCACCTGCGTGAAGATCGTCGCCATATCAAGGACCTTGATCTTGCCCGGCTCCGCGAAGCTGTGACAACAAAGCTTGACCTTGAGATGGCCATGACCGGGGAGCTTCAGGAGATAGCTCTGAAAACAAAACCTGAACTCATCACTCTTGTACCTGAAAAAAGAGAGGAACTGACCACCGAGGGGGGGTTTGACGTTGCCCGTCACTTTGCCGTACTGAAAGAATTTCTGAAACCGCTCAATGATAACGGTATTGAAGTCAGTCTCTTTATAGAACCTGAAAAAAAAGCTGTCGACCTTGCCAGAGAGGCGGGCGCTGACCTTGTGGAGCTGCACACCGGACTCTATGCGCAGAAAGAGCTTGAGAATAACACTGACCTGGAACTGCAAAGAATACGTGAAGCTGCAACCTATGCAAAAAGTATAGGGCTCAGGGTCGTTGCCGGTCACGGACTCAACTACCGGAACATCGGGCCGTTCAGGGAGATCCCTGAGATCGAAGAGGTAAGCATCGGTCATGCCATTATTGCCCGCGCAGTGTTCACGGGGCTTGATGAAGCGGTCAGGGAGATGCTTCGTCTTATTCAGTAG